A genomic region of Nitrosomonas ureae contains the following coding sequences:
- the hsdR gene encoding EcoAI/FtnUII family type I restriction enzme subunit R, whose protein sequence is MNEAETRAELIDPKLKACGWSVVEGSKILREYPITAGKIQTGGVRAKKLTADYVLVYKGIKLAVIEAKSDELEVGEGVAQAKQYAAKLNLETTYSTNGRAIYSICMKTGAEGLVADYLTPEELWNKTFAEQNEWRDKFAAIPFEDKSGTWQLRYYQEIAIKNALEAIANHQQRILLTLATGTGKTAIAFQIAWKLFQTRWNLKRDGSRRPRILFLADRNILANQAYNAFSSFPDDALVRIRPNEIRRNGNVPTNGSIFFTIFQTFMSGTDKDGKPAPYFGAYPEDYFDFIIIDECHRGGANDESNWRGILEYFSPAVQLGLTATPKKEQNINTYKYFGEPVYIYSLKEGINDGFLTPFKVKRIKTTLDDYIYTSDDQIIEGEIEEGRLYTEDDFNRIIEIKEREAKRVKIFMGEANQNEKAIIFCATQEHAAAVRDLINQYKQSNNPNYCVRVTANDGEIGEQFLREFQDNEKTIPTILTTSQKLSTGVDARNIRNIVLMRPINSMIEFKQIVGRGTRLFDGKEFFTIYDFVDAYHHFSDPEWDGEPLEEETCIKCGQNPCECKYEPPKPCKVCGKRPSECEKEPSKPCPKCEQISCVCNKRVKVKLKDGKEREIQHMISTSFWSSDGKPISAEEFLNNLFGELPNLFKSEEELRTIWSNPTTRKALLEKLNDAGFGKEELSTLQKLIDAEKSDLFDVLEYVFNSDIKPMTREERVAAAEATIFALLNSKQQEFIEFVLSKYVETGVEELDQEKLPTLLINKYQSLEDAKDILGDTANISSLFIEFQKYLYQQKAA, encoded by the coding sequence ATGAACGAAGCAGAAACCAGAGCGGAACTCATCGATCCCAAGCTAAAAGCATGTGGCTGGAGTGTTGTCGAGGGTTCCAAAATACTGCGTGAATATCCCATTACAGCAGGCAAGATTCAAACAGGTGGTGTAAGAGCCAAGAAACTCACTGCTGATTATGTACTGGTTTATAAAGGCATCAAACTGGCGGTCATAGAAGCCAAAAGCGATGAATTGGAAGTGGGCGAAGGCGTGGCGCAAGCCAAACAGTATGCCGCAAAACTGAATTTAGAAACTACCTATTCCACCAACGGCAGAGCCATTTACAGCATCTGCATGAAAACCGGCGCGGAAGGTTTAGTTGCCGATTACCTCACTCCCGAAGAGCTATGGAACAAAACCTTTGCTGAGCAAAATGAGTGGAGGGATAAATTTGCTGCCATTCCGTTTGAAGATAAAAGCGGCACTTGGCAACTGCGCTATTATCAAGAGATTGCCATCAAGAATGCACTGGAAGCGATAGCCAACCATCAGCAACGCATTTTATTAACGCTTGCTACAGGAACAGGCAAAACGGCGATTGCGTTTCAAATTGCCTGGAAGCTGTTTCAAACCCGCTGGAACTTAAAGCGTGATGGCAGCCGCAGGCCGAGAATATTGTTTTTAGCCGACCGCAATATTTTGGCTAACCAAGCCTATAACGCTTTTTCATCATTTCCCGATGATGCATTGGTCAGAATAAGGCCGAATGAAATTAGAAGAAATGGCAATGTGCCTACCAATGGCAGCATTTTCTTTACCATCTTTCAAACCTTCATGAGCGGCACCGATAAGGACGGCAAACCAGCCCCGTACTTTGGCGCATACCCTGAAGATTATTTCGATTTCATCATCATCGATGAGTGTCACCGGGGCGGAGCCAATGACGAAAGCAATTGGCGAGGTATTCTGGAATACTTTTCCCCGGCTGTTCAATTGGGTTTAACCGCAACACCGAAGAAAGAACAGAATATCAACACCTATAAATATTTTGGTGAGCCGGTTTATATCTATTCGCTGAAAGAAGGCATCAACGATGGTTTCCTAACACCCTTTAAAGTAAAGCGCATTAAAACAACGCTGGATGATTATATCTACACCAGCGATGACCAAATCATTGAAGGCGAAATAGAGGAAGGCAGACTTTATACTGAAGATGATTTCAACAGAATCATTGAGATAAAAGAGCGGGAAGCCAAACGTGTCAAAATATTCATGGGCGAAGCCAATCAGAACGAGAAAGCCATCATCTTTTGCGCCACGCAAGAACATGCTGCGGCAGTTCGTGACTTAATCAATCAATACAAGCAAAGCAATAATCCGAATTACTGTGTGCGTGTGACTGCCAATGATGGCGAAATAGGCGAACAGTTTTTAAGAGAATTCCAAGACAACGAAAAAACCATCCCGACCATACTGACTACCTCACAAAAATTATCCACGGGAGTCGATGCCAGAAACATACGCAACATTGTCTTAATGCGGCCAATTAATTCAATGATAGAGTTTAAGCAGATCGTGGGCAGAGGCACACGGCTGTTTGATGGCAAAGAGTTTTTTACTATTTACGATTTTGTAGATGCTTATCACCACTTTTCCGATCCTGAATGGGATGGAGAACCACTAGAAGAAGAAACTTGCATTAAATGCGGGCAAAATCCATGTGAATGCAAATATGAACCTCCCAAGCCCTGTAAAGTTTGTGGTAAGAGACCAAGTGAATGTGAAAAAGAACCATCGAAGCCCTGTCCAAAATGCGAACAAATTTCTTGTGTTTGCAATAAGAGAGTAAAAGTTAAACTGAAGGATGGTAAGGAGCGAGAAATACAACACATGATTTCTACTTCTTTTTGGAGTAGCGATGGTAAACCCATTTCAGCCGAAGAATTTTTGAATAACCTGTTTGGAGAATTGCCCAATCTATTCAAAAGTGAAGAGGAATTACGCACCATTTGGAGCAATCCGACTACTCGCAAAGCATTATTGGAAAAATTGAATGATGCCGGATTTGGTAAGGAAGAACTGTCAACACTGCAAAAACTCATTGATGCAGAAAAAAGCGACCTGTTTGATGTATTGGAATACGTGTTTAACAGTGACATAAAACCCATGACAAGGGAAGAACGTGTTGCAGCAGCAGAAGCCACTATTTTTGCGTTACTCAATAGCAAGCAACAAGAGTTTATAGAATTTGTATTGAGCAAGTATGTTGAAACGGGCGTGGAAGAACTTGATCAGGAAAAATTACCTACTCTGCTGATAAACAAATATCAGTCGCTGGAAGATGCCAAAGATATTTTGGGAGATACTGCCAATATCAGCTCGTTGTTTATAGAGTTTCAGAAGTATTTGTATCAACAGAAAGCAGCATGA
- a CDS encoding cell wall hydrolase, producing the protein MARILSITCFASLFLLLSSAMASDQNQKAEVAKEKAEILEEKASSEGSKTSPAPKELITKPQVQAVDPTGDEPMDDAITCLARTIYWEARGMTTTGMEVVANVVMNRVGHEGFPETVCGVVKQGQEQGACQFSWWCDGRPDDAKEDESYATAKDITRKALNRQLKDRTNGALYFHHRKVAPSWSNEYMKTVEVEDFLFYKPAGAKAK; encoded by the coding sequence ATGGCAAGAATATTATCTATAACATGTTTTGCGTCATTGTTCTTACTGTTGTCTTCAGCAATGGCCAGTGATCAGAACCAGAAGGCTGAGGTAGCAAAAGAAAAAGCTGAGATTCTAGAAGAGAAAGCTTCATCTGAAGGAAGCAAAACCTCTCCTGCTCCGAAGGAGCTTATTACAAAACCCCAAGTTCAGGCTGTCGATCCAACCGGCGATGAACCAATGGACGATGCGATTACTTGCCTTGCACGCACTATTTACTGGGAAGCAAGGGGTATGACCACTACGGGAATGGAAGTAGTTGCAAACGTTGTGATGAATCGGGTCGGTCATGAGGGATTTCCGGAAACTGTATGTGGAGTGGTTAAACAAGGACAAGAGCAAGGTGCTTGTCAATTTTCGTGGTGGTGTGACGGTCGTCCGGATGACGCAAAAGAGGATGAGTCTTATGCGACTGCAAAAGATATAACTCGCAAGGCTTTAAATCGTCAGCTTAAGGACAGAACAAATGGAGCCTTATATTTTCACCATAGAAAGGTAGCCCCATCTTGGTCTAATGAATATATGAAGACGGTTGAAGTTGAAGATTTTCTTTTCTATAAACCTGCTGGCGCAAAAGCTAAGTAG
- a CDS encoding AAA family ATPase has protein sequence MVSFEDGIDPNDCKVCFDQFILNDEVDKMEAQMQKDQFILNGIALLGQMTVIYAKPNAGKTLLILHLLINSTKSGAIDGKKVYYINADDHYKGLIEKTRIANEAGFMMLAPGHKGFKATMLQEILKDMTIKNICHGVVVVLDTAKKFTDLMNKTLSSEFFETLRQFVSKNGTVILLAHVNKKRDEEKKVIYAGTADLVDDADCAYTLDEVAFDALTSMKTVQFENFKARGNVELKLIYQYCANPARTTYANLLDSVRRLTDEDCKRTEEEQAAKDLLAANSEAIEAIKEILGLGINTWTEIVSEAVAMGIPKRKVIKALKDHTGESFIKNQFWHVIRTGDKNRKEYILNQQPTQNMEMWGV, from the coding sequence ATGGTTAGTTTTGAGGACGGAATTGACCCAAATGATTGCAAAGTTTGTTTTGATCAATTTATTCTGAACGATGAGGTCGATAAAATGGAAGCCCAAATGCAGAAAGATCAGTTTATTTTGAATGGGATTGCCCTGCTTGGACAAATGACAGTTATTTATGCAAAGCCTAATGCTGGAAAAACACTACTGATTTTGCATTTACTAATTAATTCAACAAAATCTGGAGCAATTGATGGAAAGAAAGTTTATTACATAAATGCAGATGATCATTATAAGGGGTTAATTGAGAAAACCAGAATAGCTAATGAGGCAGGATTTATGATGCTAGCACCTGGGCACAAAGGTTTTAAGGCGACCATGCTTCAGGAAATATTGAAAGACATGACAATTAAGAATATTTGTCATGGAGTTGTTGTCGTGCTCGATACAGCGAAAAAATTTACAGACTTGATGAACAAAACGCTGAGTAGTGAATTTTTTGAAACTCTTCGCCAGTTCGTAAGCAAAAATGGAACTGTTATTCTTTTGGCACATGTTAATAAGAAACGAGATGAAGAAAAAAAAGTGATTTACGCGGGTACGGCTGATCTTGTTGATGATGCTGATTGCGCGTATACATTAGATGAAGTTGCCTTTGATGCGCTTACATCAATGAAAACCGTTCAATTTGAGAATTTCAAAGCGCGGGGAAATGTGGAATTGAAATTAATTTATCAGTATTGCGCCAATCCTGCTCGAACTACTTACGCGAATTTACTAGATTCAGTAAGAAGGTTAACAGATGAGGATTGTAAGAGAACTGAAGAAGAACAAGCCGCAAAAGATTTGTTGGCAGCCAATAGTGAAGCGATTGAAGCTATCAAAGAAATTCTGGGTCTAGGCATAAATACGTGGACAGAAATTGTGAGTGAAGCTGTTGCGATGGGTATTCCAAAAAGAAAAGTTATTAAAGCGTTAAAGGATCACACAGGGGAATCTTTTATTAAAAATCAGTTTTGGCATGTTATTCGAACTGGTGATAAAAACCGCAAAGAATATATACTTAATCAGCAGCCAACTCAAAATATGGAAATGTGGGGGGTGTGA
- a CDS encoding helix-turn-helix domain-containing protein, translated as MQSQSAISTILKNHSTDPLLTPPEAAAYIGVTENTLSVWRCVGRYNISFIKVGRLVKYRKSALDAFLVSRTYGGEM; from the coding sequence ATGCAATCTCAATCAGCAATTTCAACAATTCTTAAGAATCACTCTACCGATCCACTATTAACCCCACCTGAAGCAGCCGCATATATTGGCGTAACTGAAAACACACTTAGTGTTTGGCGTTGTGTCGGGCGTTACAACATATCTTTTATAAAAGTTGGGCGATTAGTTAAGTATCGAAAAAGCGCACTGGATGCCTTTCTTGTCAGTCGCACTTATGGCGGGGAAATGTAG
- a CDS encoding helix-turn-helix domain-containing protein, whose translation MRTGGLSQTQLALICNVSKEAVSNWLSGESIPRPNKLKALSEALSIKIDELLANETSPSEPIVAYRTKKNRPVTGEAQDAALDLAHHLQELVPFVRREALFAPPILEAPSLDDHYIREAAQQVRTQVGLSQKAPLSREQLLNLHHDFGSLLVPVLWGIEKAGHENALSVYLPESKISWVIFSLNAHDDDFNYWLAHELGHCYTLHALQGDEGEEFAERFAQELLFPYEVAVDALGAIKSDKSPKERANWYAGNYGVSIVTVIRQADRVAECIGEKQTEIESPSFWASWNSDRKFVPTVVEVLFDSKKLSAEEYVLKSEDEFKTPIFRALAQWQINEGGRSPAFIASALNIDIGQAVELSHALLKLHTSSSESADSPNNRL comes from the coding sequence ATGAGAACAGGAGGCTTATCTCAAACACAACTTGCTTTAATATGCAATGTTAGCAAAGAAGCTGTTTCTAACTGGCTGTCTGGCGAATCAATTCCCCGTCCCAATAAGCTTAAAGCACTTTCCGAGGCTCTTTCTATAAAGATTGATGAATTACTAGCAAACGAAACTTCTCCATCGGAACCTATCGTAGCTTACCGCACTAAAAAAAATCGTCCAGTAACTGGAGAGGCTCAAGATGCTGCTTTAGATTTGGCTCATCACTTGCAAGAATTAGTCCCTTTTGTACGTCGAGAAGCACTTTTTGCTCCACCGATTTTAGAAGCTCCTTCTCTTGATGATCATTATATCCGTGAGGCAGCACAGCAAGTTCGGACTCAAGTTGGATTATCTCAGAAAGCTCCTTTAAGTAGAGAACAGTTATTAAACTTGCATCACGATTTTGGTTCGCTCCTCGTTCCAGTATTGTGGGGCATAGAGAAGGCTGGACATGAAAACGCATTGAGCGTGTATCTCCCAGAATCCAAAATTTCCTGGGTGATATTCAGTCTCAATGCTCATGATGATGATTTTAATTATTGGCTAGCTCATGAGCTGGGTCATTGCTACACTCTGCATGCTCTTCAAGGAGATGAGGGAGAAGAGTTTGCAGAGCGTTTTGCTCAGGAATTGCTCTTTCCATATGAAGTTGCAGTAGATGCCCTAGGTGCTATTAAATCGGATAAGTCACCAAAAGAGCGAGCAAACTGGTATGCCGGAAATTATGGCGTATCCATTGTTACTGTAATACGACAGGCTGACCGGGTAGCTGAGTGTATTGGAGAAAAGCAGACGGAAATTGAAAGTCCTAGTTTTTGGGCATCTTGGAATTCTGATCGTAAATTTGTGCCTACAGTTGTGGAAGTTCTATTTGATTCGAAAAAGCTATCTGCTGAAGAATACGTGTTGAAGTCAGAAGACGAATTTAAAACGCCGATATTTCGTGCCCTAGCCCAGTGGCAAATCAATGAAGGTGGTCGATCACCTGCTTTTATTGCGTCAGCGCTGAATATCGATATCGGGCAAGCAGTAGAGCTATCACATGCATTGCTTAAGCTTCACACATCATCTAGTGAATCAGCTGACTCCCCAAATAATCGTTTATAA
- a CDS encoding tyrosine-type recombinase/integrase: MSKFNFTKAAIEALPIPEKGWIYYYDLKVQGLGLGVGATGKKSFILYRKINGRPERITLGRYPDLAIEQARGKASELNADIAEGKSPADRLRAAKREMTLGDLFQEYMERRAAFNRRPDKPKATYRLYLSDWNNRKLSTIRHEEVDRLHKKIGRSNGQVTANIVLKLLHVIFNKAINEWRIWKGENPAHGIVKFPEQSRDRFLQSDELPRFFQAVAKEENETIRDYVLMSLLTGARRSNVLSMRWKDINFDRAEWRIEETKNGTPQTVALSPEALEILQSRKPSDSAVFVFPGSGMAGHLMEPKKGWKRILERAGIDNLRIHDLRRTLGSWQAKTGASLAIIGKSLNHKNQNTTAIYARLDLDPVRDSVNKATSAMLTAAGLKDSADVAKLKKI; this comes from the coding sequence ATGTCAAAATTTAATTTCACAAAAGCAGCAATTGAAGCTTTACCCATACCAGAAAAAGGTTGGATTTATTACTATGACCTAAAGGTGCAAGGTCTGGGACTTGGGGTTGGTGCTACTGGTAAAAAATCGTTTATTCTTTATCGAAAAATAAATGGTAGACCCGAGCGTATAACGCTGGGGCGCTATCCAGATTTAGCCATCGAGCAAGCAAGAGGCAAGGCTTCAGAGCTAAATGCTGATATTGCTGAGGGCAAAAGCCCAGCTGACCGGTTACGGGCTGCAAAACGCGAAATGACCTTAGGTGACTTATTTCAAGAATATATGGAGCGTAGAGCGGCATTTAACAGGCGACCGGATAAACCGAAGGCAACCTATCGCCTTTATTTATCGGATTGGAATAACAGAAAATTATCGACAATCAGGCATGAAGAAGTTGATCGACTTCATAAAAAGATAGGTCGTAGCAATGGGCAAGTAACCGCGAATATTGTTCTTAAATTACTTCATGTTATATTCAACAAAGCAATTAATGAATGGCGAATATGGAAAGGCGAGAACCCAGCTCATGGAATAGTAAAATTTCCCGAGCAATCCCGTGACCGTTTCTTGCAATCCGATGAGCTGCCACGATTCTTTCAGGCAGTGGCAAAAGAAGAAAACGAAACAATCCGGGATTATGTGCTGATGTCATTGCTGACAGGTGCAAGGCGATCTAATGTCTTGTCTATGCGCTGGAAAGATATTAATTTTGATCGAGCTGAATGGCGTATTGAAGAAACAAAGAACGGCACACCTCAAACAGTAGCACTCTCACCTGAAGCACTAGAGATATTGCAAAGCAGAAAGCCTTCAGATAGCGCTGTATTCGTTTTTCCCGGCAGCGGTATGGCTGGTCATCTAATGGAGCCAAAGAAAGGCTGGAAGCGCATCCTAGAGCGAGCTGGAATCGATAACCTACGCATTCATGATTTAAGGCGAACATTAGGAAGCTGGCAAGCTAAAACAGGCGCATCATTGGCGATAATTGGAAAATCACTTAATCACAAGAATCAAAACACCACTGCAATATATGCCCGACTTGATCTTGATCCAGTTAGGGACTCGGTTAACAAGGCCACTAGCGCAATGCTAACGGCAGCGGGATTAAAAGATAGCGCAGATGTTGCGAAGTTAAAAAAAATCTAA
- a CDS encoding terminase small subunit codes for MNKHKRGHWESSNKLQLTQKQEAFALGIVWGLNLSDAYRRAGYRGGCSKTINEAASRLYKNSKVIARIEELRRPIVERTQITLERHLEILEEIRDKAVEKSKYGIAINAHIALGRALGFY; via the coding sequence ATGAACAAACATAAACGCGGTCACTGGGAGTCTAGCAATAAATTACAATTAACCCAAAAACAAGAAGCGTTCGCTCTTGGAATAGTGTGGGGTCTTAATTTATCGGATGCCTATAGAAGAGCTGGATATCGGGGCGGATGTAGTAAAACAATTAATGAAGCCGCATCGAGGCTATACAAGAATAGCAAGGTTATAGCAAGAATAGAGGAACTACGAAGACCGATAGTAGAGAGGACACAAATAACTTTAGAACGACATTTAGAAATTCTTGAAGAAATTAGGGATAAGGCCGTTGAAAAATCTAAATATGGTATTGCGATCAATGCTCACATTGCATTGGGTAGGGCGCTGGGTTTTTACTAA
- a CDS encoding toprim domain-containing protein, with protein sequence MRDESKKIVNLQFIDPEGNKRFLSGGKKKNCFFPIGQPTPRILIAEGFATGASLHEETGQCVIVAFDAGNLLSVAKVIRAMFPSNEIIIAGDNDLSGIGQIKAKKAALAIGAKASIPPVTGMDWNDYLIGNNHNG encoded by the coding sequence ATGAGAGATGAAAGCAAAAAAATTGTTAATCTGCAATTCATCGATCCGGAAGGTAATAAACGTTTCTTATCAGGTGGAAAAAAGAAAAACTGCTTTTTCCCCATCGGGCAACCTACACCAAGAATATTAATAGCGGAAGGTTTTGCAACTGGTGCCAGCCTTCATGAAGAAACTGGTCAATGCGTTATTGTAGCTTTTGACGCTGGTAATTTGTTGTCAGTTGCAAAAGTTATCAGAGCCATGTTTCCATCAAATGAAATCATCATTGCTGGTGATAATGACTTATCTGGTATTGGCCAGATCAAAGCAAAAAAAGCTGCACTCGCTATTGGTGCCAAGGCTTCAATACCACCAGTCACGGGCATGGACTGGAATGATTATCTTATAGGGAATAATCATAATGGTTAG
- a CDS encoding N-6 DNA methylase: MFEQTFKNIDDILHKDAGCSSELDYVEQTSWVLFLKYLDDLEKDKATAAELTGKTYTSIISPEYQWNTWAAPKNTEGKLDHHKALTGDDLKDFVDHKLFPYLRKFRTDAEHANTIEYKIGEIFTELKNRIQSGYNLREVINRIDELRFRTHAEKHEMSHLYEDKIKNMGNAGRNGGEYYTPRPLIKTIVKVVAPKIGDKIYDGAAGSAGFLCEAFDYLRNSKTLSSSETEILQKKTFYGKEKKSLAYIIGIMNMILHGVEAPNIVHTNTLAENLADIQEKDRYDVVLANPPFGGKERAEVQQNFPIKTGETASLFLQHFIKILKAGGKAGVIIKNTFLSNTDNASISLRKLLLENCNLHTVLDLPGGTFTGAGVKTVVLFFEKGAPTQKVWFYQLNLDRNLGKTNSLNEKDLAEFVALQKTFANSENSWAVNVKDIDQTTFDLSAKNPNKKIETALRQPHDIVDEIAALDVESATVLQKIRALL, from the coding sequence GTGTTTGAACAGACTTTTAAAAATATAGACGACATACTCCACAAAGATGCAGGGTGTAGCAGTGAACTCGATTATGTAGAACAAACCTCATGGGTATTGTTCTTGAAATATCTGGATGATTTAGAAAAAGACAAAGCCACAGCAGCAGAACTCACTGGCAAGACCTACACCAGCATTATCTCTCCTGAATACCAATGGAATACATGGGCTGCGCCTAAAAATACAGAAGGCAAGCTGGATCATCACAAAGCATTAACGGGCGATGACCTCAAAGATTTTGTGGATCATAAACTTTTCCCCTATCTCAGAAAGTTTAGAACGGATGCGGAACATGCCAACACCATTGAATACAAAATAGGGGAGATTTTTACTGAACTGAAAAACCGCATACAAAGTGGCTACAACTTGCGAGAGGTCATTAACCGTATTGATGAACTGCGATTTAGAACCCATGCTGAAAAGCACGAAATGAGCCACCTCTATGAGGATAAGATCAAGAACATGGGCAACGCCGGGCGCAACGGCGGCGAATACTACACACCACGCCCCTTGATTAAAACCATCGTGAAAGTGGTTGCGCCTAAAATCGGCGATAAAATTTATGATGGCGCGGCAGGCAGTGCAGGCTTCTTGTGTGAAGCATTTGACTACCTCAGGAACAGCAAAACCCTCAGTTCCAGCGAAACCGAAATACTTCAGAAGAAAACCTTTTACGGCAAAGAAAAGAAATCGCTGGCGTATATTATTGGCATCATGAATATGATTCTGCACGGTGTGGAAGCTCCCAATATTGTGCATACCAACACCCTTGCTGAAAATCTTGCTGATATACAAGAAAAAGACCGTTACGATGTAGTGCTGGCCAATCCGCCTTTTGGTGGAAAGGAGCGAGCTGAAGTACAGCAAAACTTCCCGATCAAGACAGGCGAGACCGCTTCATTATTTTTACAGCATTTCATCAAAATACTGAAAGCAGGCGGCAAGGCCGGTGTGATCATTAAAAATACTTTTCTGAGCAATACCGATAATGCCAGTATCAGTTTGCGTAAACTCTTATTGGAAAACTGCAACCTGCATACGGTATTGGATTTACCGGGTGGAACGTTTACCGGTGCAGGCGTAAAAACAGTAGTGTTATTTTTTGAAAAAGGAGCACCTACCCAGAAAGTTTGGTTTTACCAGTTGAACCTGGATAGAAATCTGGGCAAAACCAATTCACTGAACGAAAAAGATTTGGCGGAGTTTGTAGCACTGCAAAAAACCTTTGCCAATAGTGAAAACTCATGGGCAGTCAATGTAAAAGATATTGATCAGACCACCTTTGATCTGAGTGCAAAAAATCCCAACAAAAAGATTGAAACTGCTTTGCGCCAACCTCATGATATTGTGGATGAGATTGCCGCTCTTGATGTAGAAAGTGCCACTGTCTTGCAAAAAATTCGGGCGTTGCTATGA
- a CDS encoding restriction endonuclease subunit S produces the protein MTWRKVFLGDLFKVGSSKRVLKSQWTNEGIPFYRGREITRLATDGFVDNELFITEDHYAELAEKYGVPNAGDIVITAIGTIGNSHVVREYDKFYFKDASVLWLKRASNVSSEFINIWLKSPLFIDQLDRGNGATVDTLTIQKLQSVQLNLPPLPEQQRIVAILDEAFSAIAKAKANAEQNLKNTQELFESYLQSIFENKGVGWKEEKLREVIEYDKSQKVHNGLPYVGLEHIESNSGRFLGNLEPQAVKSSTFYFSNKHVLYGRLRPYLNKVLIPNFEGHCSTEIFPIKVSDKILREFLFYWLITRNTVKNIDATWTGARMPRANMNQVLTFDFAFPSKVEQQNIIEKLDILSSETKKLETIYQQKINDLEELKKSILQKAFGGELKTDKDIAA, from the coding sequence ATGACTTGGCGGAAGGTATTTCTTGGTGACTTATTTAAAGTTGGCTCAAGTAAGCGGGTACTAAAATCACAATGGACAAATGAAGGAATTCCTTTTTATCGAGGCCGTGAGATAACACGGTTAGCTACTGACGGTTTTGTAGATAACGAATTGTTTATTACTGAAGATCATTACGCAGAGCTTGCAGAGAAATATGGGGTTCCGAATGCTGGAGATATCGTAATTACTGCGATAGGAACAATTGGTAACTCACATGTGGTGAGGGAGTATGACAAGTTTTACTTCAAGGATGCCAGCGTTCTTTGGCTGAAAAGAGCTTCTAATGTGAGCAGTGAATTCATTAATATTTGGCTTAAATCACCTCTGTTTATTGATCAGCTTGATAGAGGAAATGGCGCAACAGTTGACACACTGACAATCCAAAAACTTCAAAGCGTGCAGCTCAATCTTCCGCCTCTTCCCGAGCAACAACGCATCGTAGCCATCTTAGATGAAGCCTTTTCCGCCATAGCCAAGGCAAAAGCCAATGCCGAACAGAACCTCAAAAACACCCAAGAGCTTTTTGAGAGTTATTTGCAATCTATCTTTGAAAATAAAGGGGTGGGTTGGAAAGAGGAGAAATTAAGAGAGGTTATTGAATATGATAAATCACAAAAAGTACATAATGGGTTGCCGTATGTTGGGTTAGAACATATTGAATCGAACTCGGGCAGGTTTCTTGGTAACCTGGAACCACAAGCAGTCAAAAGCTCTACTTTTTATTTTTCCAACAAACACGTTTTGTATGGTCGTTTGAGACCTTATTTAAACAAAGTACTAATTCCAAATTTTGAAGGGCATTGCTCTACTGAAATATTTCCAATAAAAGTCAGCGATAAGATTTTAAGAGAATTTTTATTTTATTGGCTCATTACAAGGAATACTGTAAAAAATATTGATGCTACTTGGACAGGCGCAAGAATGCCAAGAGCTAATATGAATCAGGTCTTAACTTTTGATTTTGCTTTTCCATCAAAAGTAGAACAGCAAAACATTATAGAAAAACTCGATATCCTTTCATCCGAAACCAAAAAACTAGAAACCATTTATCAACAAAAAATAAATGATTTGGAGGAACTGAAGAAATCCATTCTGCAAAAAGCATTTGGCGGTGAACTAAAAACAGATAAAGATATAGCCGCATGA